From the genome of Vitis riparia cultivar Riparia Gloire de Montpellier isolate 1030 chromosome 11, EGFV_Vit.rip_1.0, whole genome shotgun sequence:
ttttagtataaaagaaaaaaaatagtaaatatatttattttaaatactattttaatcattaaattatttatttctaaaatgtaaaaaataatttttattcatttaaattaatatttttttggaaagtattttcctaaataattttagaatcattaatataatttttttatttataatttaaaaatagaaaataatgctgatttttcacttatttttaaaagagtttaaaaaataatgaaaaataaaaaaaatgattaaataaaggaGAATTTTATGGAAGGGGCGTATAAAGAGTGGtgatataaagacaaaaatgatggGTGTAAGTCAAAGGGGTATTTTTATCTATTCCAATCTTATATCCTTGTAATTAATATTGGGTGTTTGAAGGaccttttattaattatcaagcCCAACTAGGTGTAAAACACAattctcaatatatatatatatatataaaattaataaattatttttacatatttcttcaaagtcattttaattatatttattattattattatttattttttatatgaatccaaacatgaaaaatcGTTTTCGTTAAcggcctttttcttttcttagtacttttagGAACccatttgaaaaccaaacatggccttacTTTATATCACTATTTCCCTTTATCAATGAGAGGGGCTCTTCTCCATAAAGGAGGTTGGAAAACCTAATTTGAGATGGTTTGTGTATGTTGAGTGGGGCGAGGtaagaaagtgtttttaggtgTGGCAAAGGTTTTCAATGCCTTGACTACACAATTCTCCACACCTTGTTTCAACTTAAAGTCATCTATATTTGGTCAATGTAATGACACCAtatcttcattattattattattatttatttttttattttcaatataataaattttaattttaattgttaaattcataataattatatttaaaaaaaaaaatcaaatcgagttattttccaaatatcatCTTAGTTACTTCTAAAAACAatcatattataatataaagtattctttccttttattatatCATCACACTAATatatcattaataaaataaatgataatttgaaaatagatgattacttcattttttatagtaCAATGATCTAAAGATTTCCCCAAAGTCATTATTATCTCCTCATTTTATGGATTTGTTAATATAAACGTTAttaatgtaaaataatttacttgaaatgacaaaatattaaatatggagaatcaaaataaaaaagactttTCTATTTATTCATATCTATTATAATAATGTTTGATAATAGAGTTTGTTTGatcatatgatttaaaatagttttttgtttttaaaaatataaaattatttttaaaattttgtaatattatttgattattgttttctgaaaataatttttaaaaataaagtaaaatagagaataatttttagagaaatgTTTTCTTGTAACATCTTAAAAAAAGGCCCGATATTATATCAAGTTGAATCCAAacaaaaagaggaaataaaaaaaaaataataaaataaaaaaaaaataaaaaaaaataaaaaagaggaatAAGGGGTTGAGATAACAAAGCAATAATGTATTGTCTCTAATAtgaaaaaaggacaaaaagaaAGTATATTCATAAGCATCATCCAACTTCttctatataataaatattcaaaactAGGCATTGctactataaaaataattaataaatatgtgCTATTATGTCTGTGTCGGGACTCTCGTGATTTTCATTAACTTTCCCAGCCACCAAACAGACAAAAAGAACTTGCTGAAGAGAGGACACCATCATCATCCATGTTTCGCCACTACACTCTATCTTTTCTTCTACGTAAAGCCTCAATCATAGCAACCTGACATCAAAGCCACtccaataaaaagaaaatattttgatttaatgacCGATTTGCCCCTGGGCCGCCATGGGTGAGGGGTTGAGGCAGGTGAGGGGTGAAACGGTAAATTAGGGAGAGGCACGTGACGTGGATCTTCACGCACGAGGAATACAGTGAAACGACGCCGTTACAGCGACGCTGGCGTCCTTGCAGCTCAGTGCTCTGAGGATTCCCCAAGAGCACTTGCCGGAGCTCCGTTTAACCGGAACTTTTACTGAGGCGTCCAGTGAAGGGAACAATGTCGATGGACTTCGGCGAACTTGACGGCTCTTGATGTCTCTTAGCTCCATCTCCGGTGGAAACTTCACCAGCCCAAACATCAGTAGATACCACCGAGATTTCGGCACCTTCCGGACCGAAATATCGGACCTCCCCGAGCTCTTATCGGACGAATTCCGATCCATTTCGGGGCCCGGCGAGGTCTGCGAGCTCGACGATCGGTACAGTTTGCGGTAATCCAGAGACCGGCTGTTCCTCACGAGGCGGCTCTTGGCGCTGTTACTCCGAGAAGTCTGCAACTCCGAAAGCGACTCCGATCGCCGGCGAAGAGCGCTCCCCTTCTGAACACTGCCTTGCTTATTATCCTGAAGTTCTCGAGTTTGAGCGTCTTTGAAAGGCACGAGCTTGCCGCAGAAGATGATCTCGTCGGCCGGACTCATCTCATAGCTCAAATCACTGAAGAACTCGAACAGCTCCGGTGGCTCGGACGTCGAGCGGCGGCCACATGGAGAGAAATCCTTGCCGCTGGTCTC
Proteins encoded in this window:
- the LOC117925345 gene encoding uncharacterized protein LOC117925345, which codes for METNDVVANVQNSEEEAEEALSLCDLPISASETSGKDFSPCGRRSTSEPPELFEFFSDLSYEMSPADEIIFCGKLVPFKDAQTRELQDNKQGSVQKGSALRRRSESLSELQTSRSNSAKSRLVRNSRSLDYRKLYRSSSSQTSPGPEMDRNSSDKSSGRSDISVRKVPKSRWYLLMFGLVKFPPEMELRDIKSRQVRRSPSTLFPSLDASVKVPVKRSSGKCSWGILRALSCKDASVAVTASFHCIPRA